The Kosmotoga olearia TBF 19.5.1 sequence TTTTCCCTTTTACTGGCTTTTTATATCCTCTCTTAAAGGAGACATGGAGCTTTACAAGATGCCTCCTAATTGGATAGTTAAAGAACCACAATGGGAGAATTACAAAGCTATTTTCACTGTTCAAAAGTTAGGAAGGAATCTCATGAACTCTTTTATTGTTGCTTTGAGCACGACCCTGGTGAGTCTTGCGATTGGAGCAAGTTCAGCGTATGCTCTTGCAAAATTCAGGATGAAATTCAAGAATCTCATTTTATCTATTATATTATCGGTTTCTATGTTTCCTGGAATCGTTGTTGTATCCCCCCTTTATATCATGTTTAAAGAAGCAAAATTAATAAACACTTATTGGGCACTAATTCTTCCTTACCTTACTTTTTCTCTCCCTTTAACCATCTGGATTTTAACAACCTTTTTCAGGCAAATTCCAGATGAATTGGTTGAGGCTGCTGCTATTGATGGTGCTAGACCTTTTACCACATTTACAAAGGTAATTGCACCACTGGCGGCACCGGGCGTTTTTACCGCTGCAATATTAACTTTTATAGGAGCCTGGAATGAGCTGTTATTTGCGAAAATATTCGTAACCTCTGCTGACAAATTCACTGTTCCCGTTGCTTTAACACTATTTCAAGGTCAGTATACCTCTTCCTGGCAGCTCATTGCGGCCGCTGCGGTGGTAATAACTCTTCCTTTAATAATAATGGTCCTTTTCCTTCAAAGGTGGATAATTGCCGGGCTTACTGCTGGAGCTATCAAAGATTGATAAATTCTCATCGGAAGGAGAGATCATTTTGAAAGAACCATGGTGGAAAGGTGCAGTAATTTATCAAGTTTATCCACGTAGTTTTAAGGACAGTAACAATGATGGAATTGGAGATTTAAAAGGAGTCTCATCAAAACTGGATTATATAGCTGATCTTGGGGTCGACGCCATTTGGCTTTCCCCTATTTATAAATCACCGATGAAGGACTTTGGGTATGATATTTCAGATTACTATGCTATTGACCCGATTTTCGGAACAATGGAAGATTTCGATGAACTATTGGAAGAAGCCCACAAGAGAGGATTAAAGGTTATTTTAGATATGGTCTTGAATCATACCTCAGATCAACATCCATGGTTCATTGAATCGAGGTCTTCAAGGGATAATCCAAAAGCTGATTGGTACATATGGGTAGATGGAGAGAAGGGAACACCACCGAACAATTGGCAGTCGTACTTTGGTGGTAGTGCCTGGAATTGGGATGAGACACGAAAACAGTACTATCTCTGCTTATTTACAAAGGAACAGCCAGATCTCAATTGGAGAAACCCTGAGGTGAAGAAAGCTGTTTTTGATGTAGTGAGATTTTGGCTTGAAAAAGGTGTTGATGGTTTCAGATTGGATGTCGTGAACCTTTACTACAAAGATGCAAAGCTTAGGAACAACCCCAGGAAAAAGAGAAGAACGGAAATCGAGTTCGAGAACTACTACAATATCTTCACCCGTGATAGGCCCGAGACTTTGCTCGCTGTCGAAGAACTCCAGGAGATTGTTGATAGCTTTGGTGACAGAGTTACGATTGGTGAAGTTGCAACTGATTTAGGGGTTATTCAGTATTATGAATACACAAAGCCCGGTAGATTAAATCTGGCTTTCAATTTTGAATTTAAAGATGTAAACATTTTCAGTGCACGTGCTTTTGGAGATGTGATTGATCTTACCGAGCGTATCTTTGGTGAGGTTGCTTGGCCCAGCTATGTGCTGGGAAACCATGATTCCCCCAGGTTTATTTCCCGTTTTTCGAATGGAAAGGACGATGTTCAACGTGCAAGGGTGCTGGCAGCTATGTTACTAACTGTCAGGGGAACCCCCTTCCTTTATGCAGGTGAAGAAATTGGGATGACAGAAGGAGATATACCTTACGAGAAGCTTCAAGATCCATTGGGAGTAAACCTTTGGCCGAAGCATAAAGGAAGAGATGGTTGTCGTACACCGATGCAGTGGGACGACAGTGAATTTGCAGGGTTCTCTACTGTGGAACCATGGTTACCCGTCAATGAAAACAAGAACGAAGTAAATGTTGAACATGAAGCCAGAGACCCGAATTCAATGTTGAATTATTATAAAGAACTTCTAAGGTTGCGAAAAGAATCAAACGCATTGAAATTTGGTGATTACAGGAAACTCGAAACTAGTAATACCGAGGTTCTTGCTTATCTCCGCGAATATGAGGATGAAAGAAAGATTGTGATCTTGAATTTCAATGATCAAGAAGTTGGACTTGAATTGAAGGGCACAGATTTCAAGGGGTTTTCTGTTCAATTTGGTACGCATAGGCAAGAGGGAATTTTGAGCTTAGAACTAACGCTTGCCCCTCTGGAAATTATAATCGGGGAAGTTTTAGGTCCATAGTACTGTTGAAACCAAAACGCCTCCCGCAGAGGGAGGCGTTTTTTCTAGACTGACTAGGGAGGTTGGCGATATATCAAGAACTTGAAGGTGTCGTGTAATCAAAGAGCTTCAGGATTCCTTTTGTTCTCACAAGCACTTCCATGGCGAAATCCCGTAGAGCGCTGCCGCAGCACAGGGTATTCTGCCCCGTGAGTTCAGATAGATGCTTTTGGAGAGCGAGAATAGCTTCTTTAATCTTGTAAAGATCTTCTTTTTTGAACTTTTCAGTGTAAAGTACCTTTCGAACCTCGAGCACTTTTACGATAAATCCAAGTATTTTTCCCCATGCTTCATATTCTTTCAGCCAGGGCTCTATATCCCGCAACATCTTCCTGGAAATATTTTCTCTGAGTTTCTCTGCATTCTTTATGAATTTTTCAGCTTCGTTTTTTAAGTGTTCTATTGCCTCATCAAATTTTCCCATTTTGAATAGACCATGGAATTTTTCAACGATTTCTTTCGTTATTTCAGGCTCTTCAGGATATAAAGGACTGGTTAGATTGCAGAGAGCGAAGTGCTTCGCTTCTTCGTGAGCCTCACCGAAGATTTCTTCTAGAGCTTCTTCCCACGCTTTCTCAGCATTGTAATTGTATGGATCCAGTAAAAATCTAGAGGCCGCAGCGAGAACTACCTTAGAAGCTTCCGGCAGGTTCATTGGATTCAGGAGAAGTCCGGCTGAATAATTCACGAGTTCAGGGGCTCTCCCGGTATAAGGACCGATATGGAGTTCCGGGACCATGTAGGAATCATTTACCGGATAGTTGTCCCAGTACAGAGGTTTGCGTTTGATGGTTTTAGATATCATTATTGCGTCACTTTCGGGGATGTCCTTCGAACAACATTCGGGTCCGGTCCAGAATATGTGTATTTCCGGGTTGAGTTTTTCACCGTATTTTCGTAGGTATGGAGTATCGTAGTTTGTGCAATATTCGGTTGGACAGACTATGAAAAGAGTATTTTCAAGATTCTTTTTCAGTTCCTCATAGACCGAATTTGCGAAATATATTTGGGCTTCGGCTAGATTGCCAAATTTTTCAGCATCTTCAGGTGAGAGACTTGGCGGGATGTCGTCATAAAAAAGGCAAAAACTCCTGACGCCGAGTTTTGCGAAGCTCAGGTACTTTTCAACGATGGTCCTCAATTCTTCGGGATCACTGTGGACAATTGAAAGGCCAGGGCTGATGGCAAAAGCGACCTCAACACCACTTTTCTCACCTGTTTTGACAAGCTTCTCAAAATCTTTCATAAAAGAATATGAATAAGTTTCACGCCATCTGTACCTGTGAAACGAATCATCCTTTGGAGCGTAAATATAGAGGTTATAACCATGATTCCCCAGGAAAGGAATCATTTCCATTCTGTCTTCCATAGACCAGGGCTTTCCATAGAACCCTTCGACAACACCGCGAATTTTGAAAGCATTCATTTCCTATCTTTCCCCTCACATTCAAATTTTTGCGTTTTTATACATACTGTAGAGTGCTGCACCTATTATACCCGCATCGTTGCCAGTTTTTGCAAGTTTGATGTTAGATGGTTCATATAAAGAATGTTTAGCGTAAGGAGCAAGTTTAGAGCGTAATATTTTCAAGAAATCTTCTCCAAGTTCAGCAATTCCTCCACCCACTATGACGTTTTCAGGATCGATGAAATTGAATATCCAATCGACGACCTGGGCCAAATCGGAACAGACTTCTTCGACAGCTTTAATGACTTCCGGATCTTTTTCGTTGAAAGCTTTTATAAGCTCGAAGCGGTCTAAACTTTTCCCTTTACTGGAAGCAACTTTTTCGTGGATTATACGCATAGAAATATATTGTTCAGCGCAACCCTTTTTACCGCAATTGCATTGTTTTCCATCACTGTGAAGGATTACGTGGCCGATCTCTCCAGCTTCTCCTCTTTCTCCCTCAACAAGCCGCCCATTTATCACGATTCCGCCACCAAGTCCTGTTCCGATCGTCAGCAGAACAAGGGAAGATGTATCTCTATAATGAAGGAACCACTCGCCAAAAGCGGCAGCATTTGCATCATTGATGACAACAGTTGGAAGGTGGAATGAATCTTCGATAACCGTTTTCAGAGGGACATCAGACCAATTGGAAAGATTCGTGGTAGCAAATCTGACATGACCAGTTTGCGGATCTATTCTCCCTGCAGAACCGATTCCAATACAGCTAATGTTCCCATTTTTCATGAGAGTCCTGATAATTTCTTTCAACTGTTCCATTAGAGATCGATTTGTAGGGACAATCTTTCTTAAAAGTAAATTACCAGTTTCATCGATAATACCTGCTTTAATTGTAGTACCACCTATATCGATTCCAAGTGCTTTCATTTCCTGCCTCCATTTGCACTTTCCTCTGAGTTTCTTAAAAAGCCTATTTCAAACGGCCGATGCCAGGGAAAGAAAGGGTCTAGATAATCATAAATCCGGCCAAAAGTCTTTTCAATTCTTTCTTTAAAAGGGTTTAATTTTTCTTTTACGTATTTTGTTGCCCACCCTTCCAGAGGTATGACGGTGAAAAGATCGCCACCTCTTTTTGGGGCTTCAACATCCCTGAGAATTTTTCTTACATTGGCTTGATAACCCCAATGTTCCAGCAAGAAAATCGCATTGAGCTCATATAACTTGTCTAAATCAAGAGTGATGAACCCTTTTTCTGCGAGAATCCTGAGAACAAGTGAACTACAAACCGTTCCTATAGTGTTCCCGGCTGTGTTCCAGGCAGCATAGATAATCTTTGACCAATCAAATCTTGGATTGAGAATGCTTTCTACCAATTTATTATCTGCCCCATTAGCGAAGGCGATGTCGCATATGCCAGATATCTCTCTTCTTGTAAGTACCTCAACAATTCTCTGATAAACAGATTCGTTCGCTTGTACCTGCTGTTCGCTTTCACGTCTGTCATTGGGGTTATGAACGATTAGAAGCCCATCTTCATTGTTAGGCACCACTGTTGCACCGCAGGTTTCTAGGTGAACAGGTACACTTTCTTTAACTGGGGTGCCTTCATATGGTGGTATTAGATCAACAAACTCTGGTTGCGAGTAAAAGATTCGAATTTTTGGATGGTAATCGACATGTTCAACCATAGCCCTGGCAAGCAGGGTTAAAAGCGACTCATCAGCACCAGGATGGATTGAGATACGATCTACGACTCCAAGTTTTTTGACGTAATTGGCATGACGTTCCGCTTCAAATACGGACAAACTACCTGGTGCATTATCATCCAACACCAAATTCAAGAAATCTATAGAATTTTCACTGAGTAGCTTTATTGTGAGCTTTAGAATGTTGAAGTTTCTTTCTCTACGCCATAAAAAGTCTTTTAAAATCCAGGTTGGAAGAGTGGCCTTAGCCTTCTTAAGATCTTCTGCCGACAAAATTCCACGTTTAAATTGTACAATCTTCTTCGAATACTCGTAGATTTTCACTCCAAAATAGTCCCAGTAATCTGGTTCTTCGTCTGCATAGTTGTAGGCTGGTATTCTTGTTACAGTAGCAGACAGATAGATTTTATTGTTCGGTTGTTTAATGTTCTTCAGTTTACTCAGACGCTTTCGTATTGTTTCAATGGAATCGATACTTATGCGAGAAGGAATCAATCCCCCATATAAAATCATGTCGAGTGAAATGATGAGTAGATCGTCATCTTTTGTCTCTGTTTCCAGCCAGTGCCATATTGCGTCTATATCTGCGGGAATTTTCTTCCTTCCAAGCATTTCTATTGGAGGTGTCACAACCTCTATGTTGAAGGTCTCAGCCAGTAGTAGGAAATAGTCCCGTGTACAAAATCGTTCATCAACCGGTATGAAAATTATTCTCACAGTACGTACACCTCAATCCTTTACTCATTTGAAAATAACATAACCGAATCTATCAAGTGTATGGAATGAACCATAAGTACAGCTCCAACCAGTGTACAGCGGAGTTTTACCTCTCCAGCGACTTCTATTGAAATTCATTCTAAAAGGGCGGTTACTGGAAGGATCTATTCCTAATTCCTCAAGATCAAGCTTTATTTCAACAATCCAGTGATCTTCGTAAACCTTTGAGGCTGCCTTGATATAACCATTCCATTTACTGTCGAATCCTATCTCATCGTAAACCGTGCCATCAGCAGAAATAACGAAATGGTAGTAAACTTTATTCTTTTCATCAGGCCACACGAAACACTCAACAGAGTCGCCCAAATATACTCTAGTGTCTCTTTTGCCTGAGACTATTTGCATTCCACTGATATCGGATTCTTCGGCTTTATACAGTACATACAGGTATTTATCATCATAAACCAGCTTAACGTATGTCTTATTCATTACTTCCTTTCCATGGTCGTAGGTAACAAAAGGACTGCTCCAGGAAGCGTGAGTCCAGGCGATGTCGTTGGCATTACCATCGATTTTGGGGGCAATATCTGTCTTAAATATTTCCATTCTTGGAATAGGAATGGGCTTTTCAACAACTATCATTTGCTCTGGTTTGACGGCTTTGTAGGGTTTTTTACCCTTTCTACTCTGAATGTACCACCTGGGTCTGAAAGTATCGGTTATACTGTAAAGTGTATCAATTATGACTCTGGCATTTGTCATATCTTTTATATTGGAAGAAACCTCTCGCTTCATTTTTATAACAGCGTTCCAGATATCGTCAAGTTTTTCGTCATTT is a genomic window containing:
- a CDS encoding carbohydrate ABC transporter permease; this encodes MKRRKLNQLLLLITVMVIVIYMFFPFYWLFISSLKGDMELYKMPPNWIVKEPQWENYKAIFTVQKLGRNLMNSFIVALSTTLVSLAIGASSAYALAKFRMKFKNLILSIILSVSMFPGIVVVSPLYIMFKEAKLINTYWALILPYLTFSLPLTIWILTTFFRQIPDELVEAAAIDGARPFTTFTKVIAPLAAPGVFTAAILTFIGAWNELLFAKIFVTSADKFTVPVALTLFQGQYTSSWQLIAAAAVVITLPLIIMVLFLQRWIIAGLTAGAIKD
- a CDS encoding alpha-glucosidase family protein, producing MPGLLLELSKIDKFSSEGEIILKEPWWKGAVIYQVYPRSFKDSNNDGIGDLKGVSSKLDYIADLGVDAIWLSPIYKSPMKDFGYDISDYYAIDPIFGTMEDFDELLEEAHKRGLKVILDMVLNHTSDQHPWFIESRSSRDNPKADWYIWVDGEKGTPPNNWQSYFGGSAWNWDETRKQYYLCLFTKEQPDLNWRNPEVKKAVFDVVRFWLEKGVDGFRLDVVNLYYKDAKLRNNPRKKRRTEIEFENYYNIFTRDRPETLLAVEELQEIVDSFGDRVTIGEVATDLGVIQYYEYTKPGRLNLAFNFEFKDVNIFSARAFGDVIDLTERIFGEVAWPSYVLGNHDSPRFISRFSNGKDDVQRARVLAAMLLTVRGTPFLYAGEEIGMTEGDIPYEKLQDPLGVNLWPKHKGRDGCRTPMQWDDSEFAGFSTVEPWLPVNENKNEVNVEHEARDPNSMLNYYKELLRLRKESNALKFGDYRKLETSNTEVLAYLREYEDERKIVILNFNDQEVGLELKGTDFKGFSVQFGTHRQEGILSLELTLAPLEIIIGEVLGP
- a CDS encoding protein O-GlcNAcase, producing the protein MNAFKIRGVVEGFYGKPWSMEDRMEMIPFLGNHGYNLYIYAPKDDSFHRYRWRETYSYSFMKDFEKLVKTGEKSGVEVAFAISPGLSIVHSDPEELRTIVEKYLSFAKLGVRSFCLFYDDIPPSLSPEDAEKFGNLAEAQIYFANSVYEELKKNLENTLFIVCPTEYCTNYDTPYLRKYGEKLNPEIHIFWTGPECCSKDIPESDAIMISKTIKRKPLYWDNYPVNDSYMVPELHIGPYTGRAPELVNYSAGLLLNPMNLPEASKVVLAAASRFLLDPYNYNAEKAWEEALEEIFGEAHEEAKHFALCNLTSPLYPEEPEITKEIVEKFHGLFKMGKFDEAIEHLKNEAEKFIKNAEKLRENISRKMLRDIEPWLKEYEAWGKILGFIVKVLEVRKVLYTEKFKKEDLYKIKEAILALQKHLSELTGQNTLCCGSALRDFAMEVLVRTKGILKLFDYTTPSSS
- a CDS encoding ROK family protein; the encoded protein is MKALGIDIGGTTIKAGIIDETGNLLLRKIVPTNRSLMEQLKEIIRTLMKNGNISCIGIGSAGRIDPQTGHVRFATTNLSNWSDVPLKTVIEDSFHLPTVVINDANAAAFGEWFLHYRDTSSLVLLTIGTGLGGGIVINGRLVEGERGEAGEIGHVILHSDGKQCNCGKKGCAEQYISMRIIHEKVASSKGKSLDRFELIKAFNEKDPEVIKAVEEVCSDLAQVVDWIFNFIDPENVIVGGGIAELGEDFLKILRSKLAPYAKHSLYEPSNIKLAKTGNDAGIIGAALYSMYKNAKI
- a CDS encoding DUF4127 family protein, which codes for MRIIFIPVDERFCTRDYFLLLAETFNIEVVTPPIEMLGRKKIPADIDAIWHWLETETKDDDLLIISLDMILYGGLIPSRISIDSIETIRKRLSKLKNIKQPNNKIYLSATVTRIPAYNYADEEPDYWDYFGVKIYEYSKKIVQFKRGILSAEDLKKAKATLPTWILKDFLWRRERNFNILKLTIKLLSENSIDFLNLVLDDNAPGSLSVFEAERHANYVKKLGVVDRISIHPGADESLLTLLARAMVEHVDYHPKIRIFYSQPEFVDLIPPYEGTPVKESVPVHLETCGATVVPNNEDGLLIVHNPNDRRESEQQVQANESVYQRIVEVLTRREISGICDIAFANGADNKLVESILNPRFDWSKIIYAAWNTAGNTIGTVCSSLVLRILAEKGFITLDLDKLYELNAIFLLEHWGYQANVRKILRDVEAPKRGGDLFTVIPLEGWATKYVKEKLNPFKERIEKTFGRIYDYLDPFFPWHRPFEIGFLRNSEESANGGRK